The Drosophila mauritiana strain mau12 chromosome 2R, ASM438214v1, whole genome shotgun sequence genome has a segment encoding these proteins:
- the LOC117136849 gene encoding probable cytochrome P450 6a17, with amino-acid sequence MRMSSRCGIPFDGQFVLDSGCEMLLLALIVVILSLLVFAARRRHGYWQRRGIPHDEAHPLFGNIKDWPNKRHIAKIFRDYYFKFKNSDYPFAGFFFFFTRTAVVTDLDLVKRVLIKDFNHFENRGVFYNEIDDPLSATLFSIEGQKWRHLRHKLTPTFTSGKMKNMFPIVVKVGEEMDKVFSSKTTADRGQVLEVVDLVARYTADVIGNCAFGLNCNSLYDPKAEFVEIGKRAITEHRYGNILDIFLFGFPKLSRRLRLKLNIQEAEDFYTKIVRETIDYRLRTKEKRNDFMDSLIEMYKNEQSGNSEDGLTFNELLAQAFIFFVAGFETSSTTMGFALYELARNQDVQDKLREEINNVFGKHNKEFTYEGIKEMKYLEQVVMETLRKYPVLAHLSRMTDTDFSPGDPKYFIAKGTIVVIPALGIHYDPDIYPEPETFKPERFTDEEIAARPSCTWLPFGEGPRNCIGLRFGMMQTCVGLAYLIRGYKFSVSPETQIPMKIVVKNILISAENGIHLNVEKLAK; translated from the exons ATGCGTATGAGTTCGCGTTGTGGCATCCCATTTGATGGTCAGTTTGTATTGGACTCTGGTTGCGAAATGTTGTTACTGGCTCTGATCGTTGTGATTCTATCTCTGCTCGTCTTCGCGGCCCGACGACGTCATGGATACTGGCAGAGAAGGGGCATACCGCACGACGAGGCACACCCGCTTTTCGGAAACATCAAGGACTGGCCCAATAAACGCCACATTGCCAAGATCTTTCGGGACTATTACTTCAAGTTCAAGAACTCCGATTACCCATTCGCTggatttttcttctttttcacCCGCACCGCTGTGGTCACCGACTTGGATTTGGTCAAGAGGGTGCTGATCAAGGACTTCAATCACTTTGAGAATCGGGGAGTCTTCTACAACGAGATCGATGATCCGCTGTCGGCCACCTTGTTCAGCATCGAGGGTCAGAAGTGGCGTCATCTGAGGCACAAGCTGACACCCACTTTTACGTCCGGCAAAATGAAGAACATGTTTCCGATCGTTGTAAAAGTTGGAGAAGAAATGGATAAAGTGTTCAGTAGTAAAACCACTGCGGATCGAGGTCAAGTTTTGGAGGTTGTGGATCTGGTGGCACGGTACACCGCCGATGTGATCGGCAATTGCGCATTCGGTCTCAATTGCAACAGCTTGTACGATCCAAAGGCTGAATTTGTGGAAATTGGCAAACGGGCGATCACCGAGCATCGTTACGGGAACATACTGGATATATTCCTCTTTGGGTTTCCCAAGTTATCGCGCCGCTTACGCTTGAAACTAAACATCCAGGAGGCAGAGGACTTTTACACCAAGATCGTGAGGGAAACCATTGACTACCGTCTGCGGACGAAGGAAAAGCGAAATGATTTCATGGACAGTCTGATAGAGATGTATAAGAATGAGCAGTCGGGAAATTCGGAGGATGGGCTGACCTTTAACGAGCTTCTCGCTCAGGCTTTCATATTCTTTGTGGCTGGATTCGAGACGAGCTCCACGACCATGGGATTCGCTCTGTATGAGCTGGCCAGGAACCAGGATGTACAGGATAAGCTCAGGGAGGAGATCAACAATGTGTTCGGCAAACACAACAAAGAGTTCACCTACGAGGGAATCAAGGAGATGAAATACCTGGAGCAGGTTGTGATGG aaaCCCTGCGAAAGTACCCAGTACTTGCTCATCTTTCAAGAATGACTGACACCGATTTTTCGCCTGGAGATCCAAAATACTTCATTGCCAAGGGAACCATTGTTGTGATCCCAGCTTTGGGCATTCACTATGATCCGGACATATATCCCGAACCGGAGACATTCAAGCCAGAACGCTTTACCGACGAGGAAATCGCTGCCAGACCCTCGTGCACTTGGCTTCCATTTGGAGAAGGACCTCGGAATTGCATTGGTCTGCGATTTGGAATGATGCAAACCTGTGTGGGCTTGGCCTACTTGATCAGGGGCTATAAGTTCAGTGTTTCCCCCGAAACTCAAATACCCATGAAGATTGTCGTTAAGAACATTCTGATATCGGCCGAGAATGGTATCCACCTTAATGTTGAGAAGCTTGCCAAAtaa
- the LOC117136851 gene encoding cytochrome P450 6a22 codes for MLDVVALLLIALAVGFWFVRTRYSYWTRRGIGCEPARFPVGNMEGFRKNKHFIDIVTPIYEKFKGNGAPFAGFFMMLRPVVLVTDLELAKQILIQDFANFEDRGMYHNERDDPLTGHLFRIDGPKWRPLRQKMSPTFTSAKMKYMFPTVCEVGGELTQVCGELADNAMCGILEIGDLMARYTSDVIGRCAFGVECNGLRNPEAEFAIMGRRAFSERRHCKLVDGFIESFPEVARLLRMRQIHQDITDFYVGIVRETVKQREEQGIVRSDFMNLLIEMKQRGELTIEEMAAQAFIFFVAGFDTSASTLGFALYELAKQPALQAKLREEIDQALQLHQGEFTYDSMQELRYMELVIAETLRKYPILPQLTRISRHLYAAKGDRHFYIEPGQMVLIPVYGIHHDPALYPEPHKFIPERFLADQLAQRPTAAWLPFGDGPRNCIGMRFGKMQTTIGLVSLLRNFHFSVCPRTDPNIEFLKSNILLCPANGIYLKVQQLSQLSR; via the exons ATGCTGGATGTAGTGGCTCTACTGCTTATAGCCCTGGCAGTGGGCTTCTGGTTCGTGCGGACGCGTTATAGCTACTGGACCCGGCGGGGCATTGGCTGTGAGCCGGCCCGGTTTCCCGTGGGCAATATGGAGGGATTCCGGAAAAACAAGCATTTCATCGACATAGTAACGCCAATCTATGAGAAGTTCAAGGGCAATGGAGCACCCTTCGCCGGATTCTTTATGATGCTGAGACCTGTGGTCTTGGTCACAGATCTGGAACTGGCCAAACAGATCCTCATTCAGGATTTCGCCAACTTTGAGGATCGTGGAATGTATCACAATGAGCGGGATGATCCCCTAACTGGCCATCTATTCCGCATCGACGGGCCCAAGTGGCGACCATTGCGCCAGAAAATGTCGCCCACCTTCACCTCAGCCAAGATGAAGTACATGTTTCCGACGGTGTGCGAGGTGGGCGGGGAACTTACTCAAGTTTGCGGCGAGTTGGCGGATAATGCCATGTGCGGAATCCTTGAGATCGGTGATCTGATGGCTCGCTACACTTCGGATGTGATTGGACGTTGTGCCTTTGGCGTGGAATGCAATGGCCTCCGAAATCCCGAGGCGGAGTTCGCCATAATGGGCAGGAGAGCCTTTTCAGAGCGTCGCCACTGTAAGCTGGTCGATGGATTTATAGAGAGTTTTCCCGAGGTGGCCAGGCTTTTGCGCATGCGCCAAATCCATCAGGACATTACGGATTTCTATGTGGGCATCGTTCGGGAAACTGTGAAGCAGAGGGAGGAGCAGGGCATCGTGAGGAGCGACTTCATGAACCTGCTGATCGAAATGAAGCAGCGCGGTGAGCTCACCATCGAGGAAATGGCCGCCCAGGCATTTATATTCTTTGTGGCGGGATTCGATACTTCCGCATCCACGTTAGGATTTGCACTGTACGAGTTGGCCAAGCAGCCGGCACTGCAGGCAAAGCTACGCGAGGAAATTGACCAGGCTCTGCAGTTACATCAGGGTGAATTCACATATGATTCCATGCAGGAGCTGCGCTACATGGAACTGGTCATTGCAG AAACCCTTCGAAAGTATCCCATACTACCGCAGCTCACTCGCATCTCCAGGCATCTCTACGCAGCTAAGGGCGATCGTCATTTCTACATCGAGCCGGGTCAAATGGTACTGATTCCGGTCTACGGCATCCATCATGATCCCGCCCTATACCCCGAGCCACATAAGTTCATCCCGGAGCGCTTTCTGGCCGATCAGCTGGCCCAGCGACCCACCGCCGCATGGCTGCCCTTCGGCGATGGACCGCGAAACTGCATTGGAATGAGGTTTGGCAAAATGCAGACGACCATTGGCCTGGTCAGTCTGCTCCGAAACTTTCACTTCAGCGTCTGTCCGCGAACTGACCCAAACATTGAGTTTCTCAAGTCCAACATTCTGCTGTGCCCGGCCAACGGAATTTACTTAAAAGTCCAACAGCTTAGCCAACTGAGCAGATAG
- the LOC117138513 gene encoding uncharacterized protein LOC117138513 encodes MSLLLTLIAILVSLLLFVARRRHGYWQRRGIPHDVPHPIYGNMKDWPKKRHIAMIFRDYYLKYKSSDYPFAGFYFFFTRSAVITDLELVKRVLIKDFNNFENRGIFYNEIDDPLSATLFSIEGQKWRHLRHKLTPTFTSGKMKNMFPIVVKVGEEMEKVFSAKTATGQGQVLEIVDLVARYTADVIGNCAFGLNCNSLQNPKAEFVAIGKRAIIERRYGGLLDFLIFGFPKLSRRLRLKMNVQDVEDFYTGIVRNTIDYRLRTNEKRNDFMDSLIEMYEKEQAGNTEDGLSFNEILAQAFIFFVAGFETSSTTMGFALYELARNQDIQDRLREEINSVLGKHNNEFTYEGIKEMKYLEQVVMETLRKYPVLAHLTRMTQTDFSPEDPKYFIAKGTIVVIPALGIHYDPEIYPEPEKFKPERFTDEAIAARPSCTWLPFGEGPRNCIGLRFGLMQACVGLAYLIRGYKFSVSAETQIPMKIVVKSILLSAENGIHLKVEKLSKQRLELVSQISLLKMAILLGLVVGVLTLAAWWVLQNYTYWKRRGIPHDPPNIPLGNTSELWRTMPLASILKRTYLKFSKQTDGPFVGFYLYAMKYIVITDVDFLKTVLIRDFDKFHDRGVYHNEKDDPLTNNLATIEGQKWKNLRQKLTPTFTSVKMKSMFSTVLNVGDEMIRVVDKKLSSSSQTLEVTDLVSRFTSDVIGICAFGLECNSLRDPKAEFVQMGYSALRERRHGWLVDLLIFGMPKLAVKLGFQFLLPSVQKFYMKIVQDTIDYRVKSKVTRNDFMDTLIEMKLQYDKGDKENGLAFNEVAAQAFVFLLAGFEAGSTTMGFTLYELACNQDVQDKLRAEIDSVLEKHNGKLEYDSMQELIYMEKVINESLRKHPVVAHLARIATKPYQHSNPKYYIEAGTGVLVSILGIHHDPEFYPEPEKFIPERFDEEQVKKRPTCAFLPFGAGPRNCIGLRFGRMQVVIGLALLIHNFRFELHPKTPVPMKYTIKNLLLGSEGGIHLNVTKVVRD; translated from the exons ATGTCGCTGTTACTAACGCTGATCGCAATTCTAGTGTCACTGCTTTTGTTCGTGGCCCGCCGACGTCATGGATACTGGCAGAGGAGGGGTATTCCGCACGATGTGCCCCATCCAATATACGGGAACATGAAGGACTGGCCCAAGAAGCGACACATCGCGATGATCTTCCGGGACTACTATTTGAAGTACAAATCTTCCGATTATCCGTTTGCCGGGTTCTACTTCTTTTTCACCCGGTCTGCTGTCATCACCGACTTGGAATTGGTCAAGAGGGTGCTGATCAAGGACTTCAATAACTTCGAGAATCGTGGCATTTTCTACAACGAGATCGATGATCCGCTGTCGGCCACCTTGTTCAGCATCGAGGGTCAGAAGTGGCGTCATCTGAGGCACAAGCTGACACCCACTTTTACGTCCGGAAAAATGAAGAACATGTTTCCGATTGTTGTGAAGGTTGGGGAGGAAATGGAAAAGGTTTTCAGTGCCAAAACCGCCACAGGTCAAGGTCAAGTTCTGGAAATTGTGGATCTGGTGGCTCGTTATACGGCTGACGTGATCGGTAATTGTGCCTTCGGTCTAAATTGCAATAGTTTGCAAAATCCGAAAGCAGAGTTTGTGGCAATTGGAAAAAGGGCGATCATAGAACGTCGTTATGGAGGACTATtggattttcttattttcggaTTTCCCAAGCTTTCTCGCCGCTTGCGGCTTAAAATGAACGTGCAGGATGTTGAGGACTTTTACACAGGCATCGTTAGGAATACTATCGACTACCGATTGAGGACCAACGAGAAGCGTAACGACTTCATGGACAGCTTAATCGAAATGTACGAGAAGGAGCAGGCGGGAAACACTGAGGATGGACTGTCCTTCAACGAGATTTTGGCACAAGCctttattttctttgtggCTGGCTTCGAGACCAGCTCTACGACCATGGGATTCGCCCTGTACGAGCTGGCCCGCAATCAGGATATTCAGGATCGACTTCGAGAGGAGATCAACAGTGTTCTGGGCAAGCACAACAACGAGTTTACCTACGAGGGCATCAAAGAGATGAAGTATCTGGAGCAAGTTGTCATGG AAACCCTTCGCAAGTATCCAGTTCTGGCGCATCTAACGCGGATGACCCAGACTGATTTTTCGCCGGAAGATCCAAAATACTTCATTGCCAAGGGAACCATTGTTGTGATCCCAGCTCTTGGCATTCACTATGATCCGGAAATCTATCCCGAACCGGAGAAGTTCAAGCCGGAGCGATTTACGGATGAGGCGATCGCCGCGAGACCCTCGTGCACCTGGCTTCCGTTTGGAGAAGGTCCCCGGAACTGCATTGGTCTTCGGTTTGGACTAATGCAGGCCTGCGTGGGATTGGCCTACCTAATCCGGGGCTATAAGTTCAGTGTGTCCGCAGAAACACAAATTCCCATGAAGATTGTCGTGAAAAGCATTCTTCTGTCTGCTGAGAATGGCATTCACCTTAAAGTTGAGAAGCTTTCCAAA CAACGCTTGGAATTGGTTTCTCAGATCAGTCTGCTCAAAATGGCGATCCTGCTCGGTTTGGTGGTCGGCGTCCTTACGCTCGCCGCTTGGTGGGTGCTCCAGAACTACACCTACTGGAAACGGCGAGGAATTCCCCATGATCCACCCAATATTCCGCTCGGCAATACCAGCGAACTTTGGAGAACGATGCCGTTGGCCAGCATCCTCAAGCGAACCTATCTGAAATTCAGCAAACAGACCGACGGACCCTTTGTGGGCTTCTACCTCTATGCTATGAAGTACATCGTCATCACGGACGTGGATTTTCTAAAAACCGTGCTGATTCGCGATTTCGACAAGTTTCACGATCGCGGAGTGTATCACAACGAAAAGGATGATCCGCTGACCAATAACCTGGCAACCATCGAGGGTCAAAAGTGGAAAAATCTGCGACAGAAGCTGACCCCAACATTTACGTCTGTCAAAATGAAGAGCATGTTTTCCACGGTCTTAAACGTGGGCGATGAGATGATACGCGTGGTCGATAAAAAGCTCTCCAGTTCTTCGCAGACCCTGGAAGTCACTGACCTCGTGTCCCGCTTCACATCCGACGTAATTGGCATCTGTGCTTTTGGCCTGGAATGCAATAGTCTGCGGGATCCTAAGGCGGAGTTCGTCCAAATGGGCTACTCTGCGCTAAGGGAACGTCGTCATGGCTGGCTGGTGGATCTACTAATCTTTGGGATGCCTAAATTGGCCGTGAAACTGGGATTCCAGTTCTTGCTTCCCTCGGTGCAGAAGTTCTACATGAAAATCGTCCAAGACACCATAGATTACAGGGTAAAGAGCAAGGTGACTCGGAACGATTTCATGGACACGTTGATTGAGATGAAACTGCAGTACGATAAAGGCGACAAGGAAAATGGACTTGCCTTCAATGAGGTTGCTGCTCAGGCGTTCGTATTTCTCCTGGCTGGTTTTGAGGCGGGATCCACAACCATGGGATTCACACTTTATGAGCTGGCCTGCAATCAGGATGTTCAGGACAAGTTGAGGGCTGAAATCGATAGTGTGCTGGAAAAGCACAATGGTAAACTAGAATATGATTCCATGCAGGAGTTGATTTACATGGAAAAGGTGATTAATG AATCGCTGAGAAAACATCCTGTGGTAGCCCACTTGGCTCGCATTGCCACCAAGCCGTACCAGCACAGTAATCCCAAGTATTACATCGAGGCCGGCACTGGAGTGCTGGTGTCCATCCTGGGCATCCATCATGACCCCGAGTTTTATCCGGAGCCGGAAAAGTTCATCCCAGAACGATTCGATGAAGAGCAGGTAAAGAAGCGTCCCACCTGCGCTTTCCTACCCTTTGGAGCTGGTCCCCGAAATTGCATTGGACTCCGATTCGGACGGATGCAGGTCGTCATTGGATTGGCCCTGCTAATCCATAATTTTAGGTTCGAATTGCATCCCAAGACGCCAGTGCCGATGAAATACACAATCAAGAATCTTCTGCTGGGCTCCGAGGGCGGAATCCATCTGAATGTCACCAAGGTAGTGAGAGACTAA
- the LOC117136850 gene encoding cytochrome P450 6a9 — protein MGVYSVLLAIVVVLVGYLLLKWRRALHYWQNLGIPCEEPHILMGSLTGVQTSRSFSDIWMDYYNKFRGTGPFAGFYWFQRPGILVLDISLAKLILIKEFNKFTDRGFYHNTEDDPLSGQLFLLDGQKWKSMRSKLSSTFTSGKMKYMFPTVVKVGHEFIEVFGQAMEKSPIVEVKDILARFTTDVIGTCAFGIECSSLKDPEAEFRVMGRRAIFEQRHGPIGIAFINSFQNLARRLHMKITLEEAEHFFLRIVRETVAFREENNIRRNDFMDQLIDLKNSPLTKSESGESVNLTIEEMAAQAFVFFGAGFETSSTTMGFALYELAQHQDIQDRVRKECQEIIGKCNGDITYESMKDMVYLDQVISETLRLYTVLPVLNRECLEDYEVPGHPKYVIKKGMPVLIPCGAMHRDEKLYANPNTFNPDNFSPERVKERDSVEWLPFGDGPRNCIGMRFGQMQARIGLAFLINKFKFSVCDQTTIPIVYSKKTFLISSETGIFLKVERV, from the exons ATGGGTGTTTACAGTGTTCTACTGGCGATTGTGGTGGTGCTAGTGGGATATCTATTACTGAAATGGCGTCGTGCCCTTCACTACTGGCAGAATCTGGGTATTCCTTGCGAGGAACCCCACATCCTGATGGGCAGCCTGACGGGAGTGCAGACGAGTCGATCATTTAGTGACATCTGGATGGATTACTACAATAAGTTCCGTGGTACTGGCCCCTTCGCAGGCTTCTATTGGTTCCAACGACCCGGAATACTTGTGCTGGATATTTCGCTGGCAAAGCTCATCCTGATCAAGGAGTTCAATAAGTTCACCGATCGTGGTTTCTACCACAACACGGAGGACGATCCCCTGTCTGGTCAGCTGTTTCTGCTAGATGGCCAAAAGTGGAAGTCAATGAGGAGCAAGCTATCCTCTACGTTTACGTCGGGTAAAATGAAGTATATGTTTCCCACCGTGGTAAAGGTGGGTCATGAGTTCATCGAAGTCTTTGGCCAAGCGATGGAGAAGTCTCCCATAGTCGAGGTTAAGGATATCCTGGCCAGATTCACCACCGACGTAATCGGCACGTGTGCCTTTGGCATTGAGTGCAGTAGTCTTAAGGATCCAGAGGCCGAGTTCAGGGTAATGGGTCGTCGAGCCATCTTCGAGCAACGCCACGGACCGATCGGGATCGCGTTTATCAATAGCTTTCAGAATCTGGCACGCAGACTGCACATGAAAATAACACTGGAGGAAGCCGAACACTTCTTCCTCAGGATCGTCAGGGAGACAGTCGCATTTAGGGAGGAGAACAACATCCGTCGCAACGACTTTATGGATCAGCTCATCGATTTAAAGAACAGTCCACTGACAAAGTCCGAGTCTGGGGAAAGTGTTAACCTTACGATCGAGGAAATGGCCGCCCAGGCGTTCGTGTTCTTCGGAGCTGGCTTCGAAACCTCGTCGACCACCATGGGATTCGCCCTGTATGAACTGGCCCAGCATCAGGATATTCAGGACCGGGTGAGGAAGGAGTGTCAGGAGATTATAGGAAAGTGCAACGGAGATATAACTTACGAAAGTATGAAGGATATGGTCTATCTAGACCAGGTTATATCGG aAACCCTTCGTTTGTACACCGTTCTTCCGGTCTTGAATCGTGAGTGCCTGGAGGACTATGAGGTTCCTGGACATCCCAAATACGTCATCAAAAAGGGAATGCCCGTTTTGATCCCTTGTGGAGCCATGCACCGCGATGAGAAACTGTATGCCAATCCAAACACCTTTAACCCTGACAACTTCTCGCCCGAACGAGTGAAGGAACGCGACTCCGTGGAGTGGCTTCCATTCGGGGATGGTCCCAGGAACTGCATCGGAATGCGATTTGGTCAAATGCAGGCCAGGATTGGATTGGCTTTCCTAATCAATAAGTTCAAGTTCTCCGTTTGCGACCAAACAACAATACCAATTGTATACAGCAAAAAAACCTTCTTAATATCAAGTGAGACTGGCATCTTCTTGAAAGTTGAGCGCGTTTGA